A genomic window from Populus nigra chromosome 7, ddPopNigr1.1, whole genome shotgun sequence includes:
- the LOC133700249 gene encoding uncharacterized protein LOC133700249: MEAVCYYYYLLPFVFPAILSAVLGLSSQDHQNQLYEAKLRITQSESRLEEITQNINDRDRYLERCENLIGELDHKLNHLQSVFSHLKVADDKIKDLEEEVRVLWATLRKNNFDIHVLESKAREAEDRLQMVTSQVQKMEDIVSERWIQIQQFEQALQLKEIRLKAQRQARPPRWTFLKFFSYLSGEYLPNAHGLLSSHFSEESALRAYVSQTFSWLKRFYSTVKESHHELQVFVKQEMERHEFTACLANQEIVFFVASALIIFPVLSAWILLSSQLC, from the exons ATGGAAGctgtttgttattattattatctactACCCTTTGTATTTCCAGCCATTTTGTCAGCTGTGCTGGGTCTCTCATCTCAAGATCACCAAAACCAGCTCTACGAGGCCAAGCTCAGAATCACTCAATCAg AATCTCGTCTTGAGGAAATCACTCAAAATATAAACGACAGAGACCGTTATTTGGAGAGATGTGAGAATCTAATTGGAGAACTAGACCACAAATTAAACCATCTGCAATCTGTTTTCTCACATTTAAAG gtTGCTGATGACAAGATTAAAGACCTAGAAGAAGAG GTTAGGGTTTTGTGGGCTACTTTGAGAAAGAACAATTTTGATATTCATGTTTTAGAATCGAAAGCCCGGGAAGCTGAAGATAGATTGCAAATGGTAACTTCGCAAGTTCAGAAG ATGGAAGACATAGTATCAGAACGGTGGATCCAAATTCAACAGTTTGAGCAGGCTCTTCAACTTAAAGAA ATAAGATTGAAGGCTCAAAGACAAGCAAGGCCTCCAAGATGGACTTTTTTAAAG TTTTTCAGTTACCTTTCTGGTGAATATCTTCCAAATGCTCATGGGCTGTTGAGTTCACATTTCAGTGAAGAGTCTGCCTTGAGAGCTTACGTATCTCAAACCTTCTCCTGGCTAAAAAGATTCTATTCAACAGTAAAAGAGTCCCACCATGAG TTGCAAGTTTTCGTCAAACAGGAAATGGAAAGACATGAGTTCACAGCCTGTCTTGCTAACCAGGAAATAGTATTTTTCGTG GCTTCTGCCTTAATCATCTTCCCTGTATTGAGTGCTTGGATATTGCTCTCATCACAGCTGTGCTAG
- the LOC133700250 gene encoding uncharacterized protein LOC133700250 → MEDTTWEQRLQALTHLLTSPTTTPPLYSQFFISTQIPCYLKWDYPPILCTKDPKTFPSLLLRWGFSLFLKRASRLGCPETSWRSKCPYQQPPPLILAKGLEEAQWGDEQRREYVRKRLRRKKLVSNVNPFIPILVPNLLLFSLMLWNPFPDLDS, encoded by the coding sequence ATGGAAGACACGACATGGGAGCAGAGACTTCAAGCCCTAACCCATCTTCTAACCAGCCCCACAACCACACCACCTCTCTACTCTCAGTTCTTCATCTCTACACAAATCCCATGCTATCTCAAATGGGACTATCCACCCATCCTCTGCACCAAAGACCCCAAGACTTTCCCTTCTCTCCTTCTAAGGTGGggattctctctctttctcaaaaGAGCCTCCAGATTAGGATGTCCTGAAACTTCGTGGAGGTCCAAGTGCCCATACCAACAGCCTCCACCATTAATTCTTGCAAAGGGATTAGAGGAAGCACAGTGGGGCGATGAACAAAGAAGAGAGTATGTTAGAAAGAGGCTTAGAAGGAAAAAACTTGTTAGTAACGTTAACCCTTTCATTCCTATTTTAGTTCCCAATCTTTTACTGTTTTCACTTATGCTGTGGAACCCATTTCCTGATCTTGATTCTTGA